In Nymphaea colorata isolate Beijing-Zhang1983 chromosome 13, ASM883128v2, whole genome shotgun sequence, one DNA window encodes the following:
- the LOC116266866 gene encoding SAL1 phosphatase isoform X3: MALLIRGGRGGMAVLPPYAPPTGSASSFRLQFSSRHHHLSRSVLPFPNPDLDFFLSKKQKLRTRSRASIFAMAYEKELSVAKKAASLAAQLCKKVQKSLLQSDVQSKTDKSPVTIADYGSQALVSFVLQQELPSEPFSLVAEEDSSDLRKDNAQEVLARITNLVNETLSNDQSYGMSPLTTEGVLTSIDKGKSEGGPHGRHWVLDPIDGTKGFLRGDQYAIALALLEEGRVVLGVLACPNLSLNIIGRHDQLPLENEVGCLFSASIGSGTEMQPLDIPGAKKVEVCPIGDPAEASFFESFEAAHSMQDLTGSIAKKLGVQAPPVRIDSQAKYGALARGDGAIYLRFPHQGYREKIWDHAAGSIVVTEAGGVVTDAAGNPLDFSRAAEPFFLPVDLHEIW; this comes from the exons ATGGCTTTATTAATCAGAGGAGGTAGAGGAGGAATGGCTGTTCTGCCGCCTTACGCTCCACCAACCGGCAGCGCCTCCTCCTTTCGCCTCCAGTTCTCTTCCCGCCATCACCACCTAAGCCGGTCTGTCCTCCCTTTCCCGAATCCTGATCTCGACTTCTTTCTCTCCAAGAAGCAGAAGCTCCGGACGAGGAGCAGGGCCTCCATTTTCGCCATGGCGTACGAGAAGGAGCTCTCCGTCGCCAAGAAGGCCGCTTCCCTCGCTGCCCAACTCTGCAAG AAAGTGCAGAAGTCGCTTTTGCAGTCAGATGTCCAATCAAAGACTGATAAAAGCCCTGTAACAATTGCTGACTATG GTTCACAAGCTTTAGTAAGTTTTGTTTTGCAGCAAGAACTTCCTTCAGAACCCTTTTCACTTGTTGCAGAGGAG gACTCAAGTGATCTTCGTAAAGATAATGCACAAGAAGTACTAGCACGCATCACGAATCTGGTAAATGAGACGCTGTCTAATGATCAAAGCTATGGAATGTCACCATTGACAACTGAAGGTGTTCTTACTTCAATTGATAAAGGTAAATCAGAAGGTGGTCCTCACGGACGTCATTGGGTACTGGATCCTATAgatggaacaaaagg ATTTCTTAGAGGAGATCAATATGCAATAGCACTGGCCTTGCTAGAAGAAGGCAGAGTTGTCCTGGGTGTCCTTGCCTGTCCAAATCTTTCACTAAATATAATTGGTAGGCATGATCAACTTCCTTTGGAAAATGAAGTTGGTTGCCTTTTCTCTGCTTCCATTGGGTCTGGTACAGAGATGCAGCCCTTGGATATCCCTGGGGCTAAAAAG GTAGAAGTTTGCCCTATCGGGGACCCTGCAGAAGCATCATTCTTTGAGTCATTTGAAGCAGCACATTCAATGCAGGACTTGACAGGCTCTATAGCAAAG AAATTGGGTGTGCAAGCACCTCCAGTTAGGATAGATAGTCAGGCAAAATATGGAGCATTGGCAAGAGGAGATGGAGCTATTTATTTGAGGTTTCCTCATCAAGGTTACCGTGAAAAGATATGGGACCACGCTGCTGGTTCCATTGTAGTTACAG AAGCTGGTGGCGTGGTGACTGATGCTGCGGGGAATCCCTTAGATTTCTCAAGAG CAGCAGAGCCTTTCTTTCTTCCAGTTGATCTTCACGAAAT
- the LOC116266866 gene encoding SAL1 phosphatase isoform X2 — protein sequence MALLIRGGRGGMAVLPPYAPPTGSASSFRLQFSSRHHHLSRSVLPFPNPDLDFFLSKKQKLRTRSRASIFAMAYEKELSVAKKAASLAAQLCKKVQKSLLQSDVQSKTDKSPVTIADYGSQALVSFVLQQELPSEPFSLVAEEDSSDLRKDNAQEVLARITNLVNETLSNDQSYGMSPLTTEGVLTSIDKGKSEGGPHGRHWVLDPIDGTKGFLRGDQYAIALALLEEGRVVLGVLACPNLSLNIIGRHDQLPLENEVGCLFSASIGSGTEMQPLDIPGAKKVEVCPIGDPAEASFFESFEAAHSMQDLTGSIAKKLGVQAPPVRIDSQAKYGALARGDGAIYLRFPHQGYREKIWDHAAGSIVVTEAGGVVTDAAGNPLDFSRDAVQAAVKEKAASASSL from the exons ATGGCTTTATTAATCAGAGGAGGTAGAGGAGGAATGGCTGTTCTGCCGCCTTACGCTCCACCAACCGGCAGCGCCTCCTCCTTTCGCCTCCAGTTCTCTTCCCGCCATCACCACCTAAGCCGGTCTGTCCTCCCTTTCCCGAATCCTGATCTCGACTTCTTTCTCTCCAAGAAGCAGAAGCTCCGGACGAGGAGCAGGGCCTCCATTTTCGCCATGGCGTACGAGAAGGAGCTCTCCGTCGCCAAGAAGGCCGCTTCCCTCGCTGCCCAACTCTGCAAG AAAGTGCAGAAGTCGCTTTTGCAGTCAGATGTCCAATCAAAGACTGATAAAAGCCCTGTAACAATTGCTGACTATG GTTCACAAGCTTTAGTAAGTTTTGTTTTGCAGCAAGAACTTCCTTCAGAACCCTTTTCACTTGTTGCAGAGGAG gACTCAAGTGATCTTCGTAAAGATAATGCACAAGAAGTACTAGCACGCATCACGAATCTGGTAAATGAGACGCTGTCTAATGATCAAAGCTATGGAATGTCACCATTGACAACTGAAGGTGTTCTTACTTCAATTGATAAAGGTAAATCAGAAGGTGGTCCTCACGGACGTCATTGGGTACTGGATCCTATAgatggaacaaaagg ATTTCTTAGAGGAGATCAATATGCAATAGCACTGGCCTTGCTAGAAGAAGGCAGAGTTGTCCTGGGTGTCCTTGCCTGTCCAAATCTTTCACTAAATATAATTGGTAGGCATGATCAACTTCCTTTGGAAAATGAAGTTGGTTGCCTTTTCTCTGCTTCCATTGGGTCTGGTACAGAGATGCAGCCCTTGGATATCCCTGGGGCTAAAAAG GTAGAAGTTTGCCCTATCGGGGACCCTGCAGAAGCATCATTCTTTGAGTCATTTGAAGCAGCACATTCAATGCAGGACTTGACAGGCTCTATAGCAAAG AAATTGGGTGTGCAAGCACCTCCAGTTAGGATAGATAGTCAGGCAAAATATGGAGCATTGGCAAGAGGAGATGGAGCTATTTATTTGAGGTTTCCTCATCAAGGTTACCGTGAAAAGATATGGGACCACGCTGCTGGTTCCATTGTAGTTACAG AAGCTGGTGGCGTGGTGACTGATGCTGCGGGGAATCCCTTAGATTTCTCAAGAG ATGCCGTACAAGCTGCAGTGAAAGAGAAAGCAGCATCGGCGTCTTCCTTGTGA
- the LOC116266866 gene encoding SAL1 phosphatase isoform X1 — translation MALLIRGGRGGMAVLPPYAPPTGSASSFRLQFSSRHHHLSRSVLPFPNPDLDFFLSKKQKLRTRSRASIFAMAYEKELSVAKKAASLAAQLCKKVQKSLLQSDVQSKTDKSPVTIADYGSQALVSFVLQQELPSEPFSLVAEEDSSDLRKDNAQEVLARITNLVNETLSNDQSYGMSPLTTEGVLTSIDKGKSEGGPHGRHWVLDPIDGTKGFLRGDQYAIALALLEEGRVVLGVLACPNLSLNIIGRHDQLPLENEVGCLFSASIGSGTEMQPLDIPGAKKVEVCPIGDPAEASFFESFEAAHSMQDLTGSIAKKLGVQAPPVRIDSQAKYGALARGDGAIYLRFPHQGYREKIWDHAAGSIVVTEAGGVVTDAAGNPLDFSRGRYLDLDTGIIATNRKLMPLLLDAVQAAVKEKAASASSL, via the exons ATGGCTTTATTAATCAGAGGAGGTAGAGGAGGAATGGCTGTTCTGCCGCCTTACGCTCCACCAACCGGCAGCGCCTCCTCCTTTCGCCTCCAGTTCTCTTCCCGCCATCACCACCTAAGCCGGTCTGTCCTCCCTTTCCCGAATCCTGATCTCGACTTCTTTCTCTCCAAGAAGCAGAAGCTCCGGACGAGGAGCAGGGCCTCCATTTTCGCCATGGCGTACGAGAAGGAGCTCTCCGTCGCCAAGAAGGCCGCTTCCCTCGCTGCCCAACTCTGCAAG AAAGTGCAGAAGTCGCTTTTGCAGTCAGATGTCCAATCAAAGACTGATAAAAGCCCTGTAACAATTGCTGACTATG GTTCACAAGCTTTAGTAAGTTTTGTTTTGCAGCAAGAACTTCCTTCAGAACCCTTTTCACTTGTTGCAGAGGAG gACTCAAGTGATCTTCGTAAAGATAATGCACAAGAAGTACTAGCACGCATCACGAATCTGGTAAATGAGACGCTGTCTAATGATCAAAGCTATGGAATGTCACCATTGACAACTGAAGGTGTTCTTACTTCAATTGATAAAGGTAAATCAGAAGGTGGTCCTCACGGACGTCATTGGGTACTGGATCCTATAgatggaacaaaagg ATTTCTTAGAGGAGATCAATATGCAATAGCACTGGCCTTGCTAGAAGAAGGCAGAGTTGTCCTGGGTGTCCTTGCCTGTCCAAATCTTTCACTAAATATAATTGGTAGGCATGATCAACTTCCTTTGGAAAATGAAGTTGGTTGCCTTTTCTCTGCTTCCATTGGGTCTGGTACAGAGATGCAGCCCTTGGATATCCCTGGGGCTAAAAAG GTAGAAGTTTGCCCTATCGGGGACCCTGCAGAAGCATCATTCTTTGAGTCATTTGAAGCAGCACATTCAATGCAGGACTTGACAGGCTCTATAGCAAAG AAATTGGGTGTGCAAGCACCTCCAGTTAGGATAGATAGTCAGGCAAAATATGGAGCATTGGCAAGAGGAGATGGAGCTATTTATTTGAGGTTTCCTCATCAAGGTTACCGTGAAAAGATATGGGACCACGCTGCTGGTTCCATTGTAGTTACAG AAGCTGGTGGCGTGGTGACTGATGCTGCGGGGAATCCCTTAGATTTCTCAAGAGGTAGGTATTTGGATCTTGATACAGGTATCATTGCTACAAACAGGAAACTAATGCCCTTGCTGCTAGATGCCGTACAAGCTGCAGTGAAAGAGAAAGCAGCATCGGCGTCTTCCTTGTGA